A window of the Lactuca sativa cultivar Salinas chromosome 5, Lsat_Salinas_v11, whole genome shotgun sequence genome harbors these coding sequences:
- the LOC111889571 gene encoding high mobility group B protein 3, with protein MKGGKSSGATRKADTKLAVKKTAAKGKAAKDPNKPKRPASAFFVFMEDFRKQFKEDHPDNKYVAAVGKAGGAKWKSMSDSEKAPFQAKADKRKKEYEKNLDTYNKKLAGGGNDDDDEDSDKSKSEVNDEADEDESDDEEDDD; from the exons ATGAAAGGAGGCAAATCAAGCGGTGCTACGAGGAAAGCCGATACCAA GTTGGCTGTAAAGAAGACTGCAGCCAAGGGGAAAGCAGCTAAGGATCCCAATAAACCCAAGAGACCCGCTAGCGCCTTCTTTGTGTTCAT GGAGGACTTTAGAAAGCAGTTCAAAGAAGATCACCCTGACAACAAATATGTTGCTGCT GTTGGTAAAGCTGGTGGGGCAAAATGGAAGTCAATGTCCGACTCT GAAAAGGCACCTTTTCAAGCCAAAGCTGACAAAAGAAAGAAGGAATATGAGAAGAACTTGGACACCTACAACAAAAAACTT GCTGGAGgtggtaatgatgatgatgatgaggattcTGACAAATCTAAGTCTGAAGTCAATGATGAAGCAGATGAGGATGAAAGTGATGat GAGGAAGATGATGACTGA